A region from the Nonlabens sp. YIK11 genome encodes:
- the paaA gene encoding 1,2-phenylacetyl-CoA epoxidase subunit PaaA — MSEAEIKSLEEQFDAKIARDEKIEPKDWMPEKYRKTHIRQISQHAHSEIVGMLPEGNWITRAPSLRRKVALLAKVQDEAGHGLYLYSACETLGITREQMYEDLHSGKAKYSSIFNYPTITWADMGAIGWLVDGAAIINQVPLCNTSFGPYARAMVRVCKEESFHQRQGYEIMLSLCNGSEEQKAMAQDALNRWWWPSLMMLGPTDAESTHTEQSMKWKLKRKTNDELRQQFIDQTVPQADILGLTIPDPDLKWNEETGHYDFGEINWDEFWQVVKGHGPMNKSRLDARRNAWENGAWVREAATAYADKQRARKEEAAQAV, encoded by the coding sequence ATGAGCGAAGCAGAAATCAAGAGTTTAGAAGAGCAATTTGATGCAAAAATTGCCCGTGACGAGAAAATCGAGCCCAAAGATTGGATGCCAGAGAAGTATCGTAAAACACACATACGCCAGATTTCCCAGCATGCGCATTCTGAAATCGTCGGGATGTTGCCAGAAGGAAATTGGATTACTCGTGCGCCTTCCTTACGACGTAAGGTCGCTTTGCTGGCTAAGGTTCAAGATGAGGCTGGACATGGTTTATACCTCTACAGTGCTTGTGAAACTTTAGGAATCACACGTGAGCAGATGTATGAAGATTTGCATTCTGGTAAGGCAAAATATTCTTCCATATTTAATTATCCAACGATTACATGGGCAGACATGGGCGCGATAGGCTGGTTAGTCGATGGTGCAGCGATTATCAATCAAGTGCCGCTATGTAATACATCCTTTGGGCCATATGCTCGTGCCATGGTGCGTGTTTGTAAGGAAGAAAGCTTTCACCAGCGTCAAGGTTATGAGATCATGTTATCACTTTGTAATGGAAGCGAAGAGCAGAAAGCGATGGCACAAGATGCATTGAACCGCTGGTGGTGGCCATCACTAATGATGTTAGGCCCAACTGATGCAGAAAGTACGCACACAGAGCAATCCATGAAATGGAAATTGAAGCGTAAAACGAATGACGAATTGCGCCAGCAGTTTATTGATCAAACGGTACCGCAGGCAGACATTTTAGGCTTGACGATTCCAGATCCAGATTTAAAGTGGAATGAAGAAACAGGACACTATGATTTTGGCGAGATCAATTGGGATGAATTCTGGCAAGTGGTAAAAGGCCATGGACCTATGAATAAATCCAGGCTTGATGCACGCAGAAACGCTTGGGAAAATGGCGCTTGGGTACGTGAAGCTGCAACCGCATATGCAGACAAGCAACGCGCTAGAAAAGAAGAAGCTGCGCAAGCCGTGTAA